From one Mycobacterium colombiense CECT 3035 genomic stretch:
- a CDS encoding DNA-directed RNA polymerase subunit beta' — MLDVNFFDELRIGLATAEDIRQWSYGEVKKPETINYRTLKPEKDGLFCEKIFGPTRDWECYCGKYKRVRFKGIICERCGVEVTRAKVRRERMGHIELAAPVTHIWYFKGVPSRLGYLLDLAPKDLEKIIYFAAYVITSVDDEMRHNELSTLEAEMMVERKAIEDQRDADLEARAQKLEADLAELEAEGAKADARRKVRDGGEREMRQLRDRAQRELDRLEEIWTTFTKLAPKQLIVDENLYRELIDRFGEYFTGAMGAESIQKLIENFDIDAEAESLRDVIKNGKGQKKLRALKRLKVVAAFQQSGNSPMGMVLDAVPVIPPELRPMVQLDGGRFATSDLNDLYRRVINRNNRLKRLIDLGAPEIIVNNEKRMLQESVDALFDNGRRGRPVTGPGNRPLKSLSDLLKGKQGRFRQNLLGKRVDYSGRSVIVVGPQLKLHQCGLPKLMALELFKPFVMKRLVDLNHAQNIKSAKRMVERQRPQVWDVLEEVIAEHPVLLNRAPTLHRLGIQAFEPMLVEGKAIQLHPLVCEAFNADFDGDQMAVHLPLSAEAQAEARILMLSSNNILSPASGRPLAMPRLDMVTGLYFLTTEVDGDKGEFKPAAKDEPEVGVYSSPAEAIMASDRGVLSVRAKIKVRLTQLRPPAEIEAELFGANGWQPGDAWMAETTLGRVLFNELLPVGYPFVNKQMHKKVQAAIINDLAERYPMIVVAQTVDKLKDAGFYWATRSGVTVSMADVLVPPRKKEILDQYEERAEKVEKQFQRGALNHDERNEALVEIWKEATDEVGQALREHYPADNPIITIVDSGATGNFTQTRTLAGMKGLVTNPKGEFIPRPVKSSFREGLTVLEYFINTHGARKGLADTALRTADSGYLTRRLVDVSQDVIVREHDCETERGIIVELAERQADGTVIRDPYIETSAYARTLGADAVDEAGNVVVPRGEDLGDPEIEALLAAGITSVKVRSVLTCTTGTGVCATCYGRSMATGKLVDIGEAVGIVAAQSIGEPGTQLTMRTFHQGGVGEDITGGLPRVQELFEARIPRGKAPIADVTGRVRLEDGERFYKITIVPDDGSEEVVYDKLSKRQRLRVFKHEDGSERVLSDGDHVEVGQQLMEGSADPHEVLRVQGPREVQIHLVREVQEVYRAQGVSIHDKHIEVIVRQMLRRVTIIDSGSTEFLPGSLIDRADFEAENRRVVAEGGEPAAGRPVLMGITKASLATDSWLSAASFQETTRVLTDAAINCRSDKLQGLKENVIIGKLIPAGTGINRYRNIQVQPTEEARAAAYTIPSYEDQYYSPDFGQATGAAVPLDDYGYSDYR; from the coding sequence GTGCTCGACGTCAACTTCTTCGATGAACTCCGTATCGGCCTGGCCACCGCGGAGGACATCAGGCAATGGTCTTACGGCGAGGTCAAGAAGCCGGAGACGATCAACTACCGCACGCTGAAGCCGGAGAAGGACGGCCTGTTCTGCGAGAAGATCTTCGGACCGACTCGCGACTGGGAGTGCTACTGCGGCAAGTACAAGCGCGTCCGGTTCAAGGGCATCATCTGTGAGCGCTGTGGCGTCGAGGTGACCCGCGCCAAGGTGCGTCGCGAGCGGATGGGCCACATCGAGCTGGCGGCGCCCGTCACGCACATCTGGTACTTCAAGGGCGTGCCGTCGCGGCTGGGCTACCTGCTCGACCTGGCGCCGAAGGATCTCGAGAAGATCATCTACTTCGCCGCCTACGTCATCACCTCGGTCGACGACGAGATGCGTCACAACGAGCTCTCGACGCTCGAGGCCGAAATGATGGTGGAGCGCAAGGCGATTGAGGACCAGCGCGACGCCGACCTGGAGGCCCGGGCCCAGAAGCTCGAGGCCGACCTGGCCGAGCTGGAGGCCGAAGGCGCCAAGGCCGACGCGCGCCGCAAGGTCCGCGACGGCGGCGAGCGCGAGATGCGTCAGCTGCGCGACCGGGCCCAGCGCGAGCTGGACCGGCTCGAGGAGATCTGGACGACCTTCACCAAGCTGGCTCCCAAGCAGCTGATCGTCGACGAGAACCTCTACCGCGAGCTGATCGACCGCTTCGGTGAGTACTTCACCGGCGCGATGGGCGCGGAGTCGATCCAGAAGCTGATCGAGAACTTCGACATCGACGCCGAAGCCGAGTCGTTGCGTGACGTCATCAAGAACGGCAAGGGGCAGAAGAAGCTTCGCGCCCTCAAGCGGCTCAAGGTGGTCGCCGCGTTCCAGCAGTCGGGTAACTCCCCGATGGGCATGGTGCTCGACGCCGTCCCGGTGATCCCGCCGGAACTGCGCCCGATGGTGCAGCTCGACGGTGGCCGGTTCGCCACCTCGGACCTCAACGACCTGTACCGCCGCGTGATCAACCGCAACAACCGACTCAAGAGGCTGATCGACCTCGGCGCGCCCGAGATCATCGTCAACAACGAGAAGCGGATGCTGCAGGAGTCGGTGGACGCGCTGTTCGACAACGGCCGTCGCGGCCGCCCGGTCACCGGACCGGGTAACCGCCCGCTGAAGTCGCTCTCCGACCTGCTCAAGGGTAAGCAGGGCCGGTTCCGCCAGAACCTGCTCGGTAAGCGTGTCGACTACTCGGGCCGTTCGGTCATCGTGGTCGGTCCGCAGCTCAAGCTGCACCAGTGCGGTCTGCCCAAGCTGATGGCGCTGGAGCTGTTCAAGCCGTTCGTGATGAAGCGGCTGGTGGACCTCAACCACGCGCAGAACATCAAGAGCGCCAAGCGCATGGTGGAGCGTCAGCGTCCCCAGGTGTGGGATGTCCTCGAAGAGGTCATCGCCGAGCACCCGGTGCTGCTGAACCGCGCGCCCACCCTGCACCGGCTGGGTATCCAGGCCTTCGAGCCAATGCTGGTGGAAGGCAAGGCGATCCAGCTGCACCCGCTGGTGTGTGAGGCGTTCAACGCCGACTTCGACGGTGACCAGATGGCGGTGCACCTGCCGCTGAGCGCCGAGGCGCAGGCCGAGGCCCGCATCCTGATGCTGTCCTCGAACAACATCCTGTCGCCCGCGTCGGGCCGCCCGCTGGCCATGCCGCGTCTGGACATGGTGACCGGTCTGTACTTCCTGACCACCGAGGTCGACGGCGACAAGGGCGAATTCAAGCCGGCCGCCAAGGACGAGCCCGAGGTCGGGGTGTACTCCTCGCCGGCCGAGGCGATCATGGCGTCGGATCGCGGCGTGCTGTCGGTGCGGGCCAAGATCAAGGTGCGGCTGACCCAGTTGCGTCCGCCGGCCGAGATCGAGGCCGAGCTGTTCGGCGCCAACGGTTGGCAGCCGGGCGATGCGTGGATGGCCGAGACCACTTTGGGCCGTGTGCTTTTCAACGAACTGCTGCCGGTCGGCTACCCGTTCGTGAACAAGCAGATGCACAAGAAGGTGCAGGCGGCGATCATCAACGACCTCGCCGAGCGCTACCCGATGATCGTGGTCGCGCAGACCGTGGACAAGCTCAAGGACGCCGGTTTCTACTGGGCGACCCGCAGCGGTGTCACGGTCTCGATGGCCGACGTGCTCGTCCCGCCGCGCAAGAAGGAGATCCTCGACCAGTACGAGGAGCGGGCCGAGAAGGTCGAAAAGCAGTTCCAGCGTGGTGCTTTGAACCACGACGAGCGCAACGAGGCGCTGGTGGAGATCTGGAAGGAAGCCACCGACGAGGTCGGTCAGGCGCTGCGTGAGCACTACCCGGCCGACAACCCGATCATCACGATCGTGGACTCGGGCGCCACGGGTAACTTCACCCAGACGCGAACGCTGGCCGGCATGAAGGGCCTGGTGACCAACCCGAAGGGTGAGTTCATCCCGCGTCCGGTCAAGTCCTCGTTCCGTGAGGGCCTGACCGTGCTGGAGTACTTCATCAACACGCACGGCGCTCGAAAGGGCTTGGCGGACACCGCGTTGCGTACCGCGGACTCGGGTTACCTGACCCGTCGTCTGGTGGACGTCAGCCAGGACGTCATCGTCCGCGAGCACGACTGCGAGACCGAGCGGGGCATCATCGTCGAGCTGGCCGAGCGCCAGGCCGACGGCACCGTGATCCGCGACCCGTACATCGAAACCTCGGCGTACGCGCGGACTCTGGGCGCCGACGCGGTCGACGAGGCCGGCAACGTGGTCGTTCCGCGCGGTGAGGACCTGGGTGACCCCGAGATCGAGGCTCTGCTGGCCGCGGGCATCACGTCGGTCAAGGTGCGCTCGGTGCTGACGTGCACCACCGGCACCGGTGTGTGTGCGACCTGTTACGGGCGTTCGATGGCGACCGGGAAGCTGGTCGACATCGGCGAGGCCGTCGGTATCGTCGCCGCGCAGTCCATCGGTGAGCCCGGTACCCAGCTGACCATGCGTACGTTCCACCAGGGTGGTGTCGGTGAGGACATCACCGGCGGTCTGCCCCGGGTTCAGGAGCTGTTCGAGGCCCGCATCCCGCGCGGTAAGGCGCCGATCGCCGACGTCACCGGGCGGGTTCGTCTCGAGGACGGTGAGCGGTTCTACAAGATCACCATCGTTCCCGACGACGGCAGCGAGGAGGTCGTGTACGACAAGCTCTCCAAGCGGCAGCGGCTGCGTGTGTTCAAGCACGAGGACGGTTCCGAGCGGGTGCTGTCCGACGGCGACCACGTCGAGGTGGGCCAGCAGCTGATGGAAGGCTCGGCCGACCCGCACGAGGTGCTGCGCGTGCAGGGCCCCCGCGAGGTGCAGATCCACCTGGTCCGCGAGGTCCAGGAGGTCTACCGCGCCCAGGGTGTGTCGATCCACGACAAGCACATCGAGGTGATCGTCCGCCAGATGCTGCGCCGCGTCACGATCATCGACTCGGGCTCGACGGAGTTCCTGCCCGGCTCGCTGATCGACCGGGCCGACTTCGAGGCGGAGAACCGCCGGGTGGTGGCTGAGGGCGGTGAGCCCGCCGCCGGACGTCCGGTCCTGATGGGTATCACGAAGGCGAGCCTCGCCACCGACTCGTGGCTGAGTGCGGCGTCGTTCCAGGAGACCACGCGAGTGCTGACCGATGCGGCGATCAACTGCCGCAGCGACAAGCTGCAGGGTCTGAAGGAGAACGTGATCATCGGAAAGCTGATCCCGGCCGGTACCGGTATCAACCGGTACCGCAACATCCAGGTGCAGCCGACCGAGGAGGCCCGGGCCGCCGCGTACACGATCCCGTCCTACGAGGATCAGTACTACAGCCCGGACTTCGGCCAGGCCACCGGTGCCGCGGTGCCGCTGGACGACTACGGCTACAGCGACTACCGCTAG